From the genome of uncultured Desulfovibrio sp.:
CGCCGCCTCGCACTTTGCCAAGCATTGCTCCATACGCGCCCGGTGCTGATTCAAAACCTCAACGGGATAATCCCTTACTTGGTGAGCTGCGGTTCCGATCTCCCGTGCGGCCTGAGAGGTACTTCTCTGCAATTCTCGTAAAAGCTGAATCAGCTCCTGTGAGTTCTTGATTCGTGCTTCCTCCTGCAAGCTCAGAACCATCAGGCTTGCTTCTAGCCTTGTTTGATCTATCTCGCTCGATGGGGATGGTGGCGTTGTCGCTTCCGATGCCCTGCTCATGCTCTTCAATTCGTCTATCTTGCTCATGGAGTAATCCTCTAAGTTGCAATGCGCCCCATGTGTACCCTTTGCCGAGCTTGCTGCCCTTGAACGTCACATCACCAAGCGCAAAGCTGATCCCCGAAACAAATCCGGTGGAGGCTTTATTTAAACGCACGGTCACGCCCTGGGCTGCCAACTGCTGGCAAAACGCATCCAACGCAATTTTCTGCGTAAGGGCCGCATCAATTATTTTTTGTAGGTTCATGCGGGTGGAGGCCTCGCCAGTACGCAGGGCGTGCTCAATCTCCCCTTTCGTAAGGGCTGCCCGCAACGTTTCCCGGCTTGAGCGCACTTGCCGAAGAGAAAACCGTTGCTCCAGCTCCCGCATGATTTTTTCTTGTCGCCTGTAGTCGTGCGCGTCACTCACCACTTTTCCATCCAGCGCAATTCTGTTCACCAGAATATGAATGTGTGCGTGCGCCGCGTCTGTATGTCGGCTAATGACATATTGATTGTTTACAAAGCCCATGCCCTGAAGCCACGAATGCGCGGCCTCACACCACTGCTCATCTGACAAGGATTCTTCCGGGTGTAGGCTCAGGCTCACATGGCAAACTGCTTTGGACAAATTCGGCCTCAAGGCGCGGATAGCCCCGAATTCCGCAGCAAGGGCGCGTGGAGTGCGGCCCGCCATATTGGTTTCAAGCAACAGGCTTTTGTGGGGCTGCAAATCGTAGGCTGCCGCCCCACGAAAGCCCTTGCCCTTGATGCACTTGGCTATCAAGGCACTTCCCCTGCCACTAGCGGCATGCTGCCAGCAACCCCCATCAGCGAAGCTTGCAAGCACATGATCTGGCTAAGCAGCTCCCTTAACAGCCCGAAGGGAACAGCCGTTCGCCCCGCATTGGCTGCCTTGGCGATTTGGTTGAGATTTACGCCCAACCGCGCAAGCTCGCCGTAGGCCTTGCGGTTAATCTCTGGCACAGGGGGAAGCGGCATGCGTTTGCTTAATGCTGCTGTGCGCAACCACTGCGCAGGGCTCATGCCCATGTGCCGCGCGCGAAGCTGAAGCGCCTCCCACTCTGCCGGATTAACGCGCACCCCGATTGTCATGTGGCGCACCTTTATGGGGTCGCCCTTTGGGCGTCCACTTTTTCGGGGGGCGTGTTTGCGCGACTCAGCAAGCATAGGCGCGCTCCTTTTGCCGTGAAGCGGCAATGTGCTTTGACGCCTCGCAGAGCAAGCCGTTTGAGCGAAGCGAAAACATGGCTTGCTTCAAGCCATCTGACGCGGGGGAGGCGATATTTTGCAAAGCTGTCCCACTGTCCCTGTCCTTAGGGGTGGGACGGTGGGACACGGCGTTAATAACGAACAGCACCAGCATCGCCGCCCTCCTCCAGCTTCTTCTTGAGCCGATGAACCACAGACTTGCTCACGCCCATTTCATCGGCGCAATCCCGAATGGAGAAGCCCTCAGCCAAGAGCTGCTTCAATTGCTCGGCCTGAACATTGACAAGCTCGTTCACATCCCAAATGAGCTGATTCCCTTCACTGCGCAGATGCACCTCAAAGGGCATTGCATCCTCACCCACAATTCCCCGCGCCTTGGTCAAATGGACTTCAAACCGCGCACCTTCGGCAACGCTGTAGGTTGTGGGCCTCCGTAAGCTTATGACCGTGTCCATGATGTCTTCGCGTGCCGAGGTTCCGCGCTGATCGCCCGATTTGCCCGCGTGATGCACCAGCAAAACAGCCATACCCCGCCGCCGCAAATCCAATAGCCAGGTCTGCATGGGCGTCCAAGATTGTGATTCATTTTCTTTGCCAGTGCGGCAAAGGGTGGCGAGGTTGTCTAAAACCAGTAAATCGACTCCAGCAAGAAATGGTTCAAGAGCCTGCTGCCCGTAGGTTGTTGCCAAGTCCGGCATGGGCCGCGATTGAATGTCGGGGGTGATAATGGAGAAGTTCTGCATCGCATGGGGCGGCGCAGCCATGCCCGTTGCCAGAGCCGCCAGACGCTCTTGCATGGAGATGGCGGGCATTTCACCATCCACATACAAAACGCGCCGAGCCTTGGGAGCATGCCAGTTGAACAGGGACAACCCACCAGCCACAGACAGGGACATGTGCAACGCCGTAAAGGTCTTGCCTATGCCCCGCTTTGCAACGAGCATGACTATCCCCTGCTCAGGAATTACCGGGTGCAGAAGGTAGTCGCGCTCGGGCAAGGTGCTTAAAAGAAATTCCTCCATACTGATCGCCTTCAATGGGGGAAGATTATTTTGTGAGCCGAGAGGGACATATGGGGAGGTCATGCGGCGTCCCCTCCTTCCACATTGCTGATCAGCGCCCGAATATCTTCAACGCGCCAAACGGTGGTACGCGGCCCTAACTTCACAGGGGTGGGATAGCGCCCTTTTTTGACGCCTTCCCACCAGCTTGTTTTGCCAATGGGCAGCACTTGGAGAATTTGCGACAAACGAACAAACCCCTCGTCAGGCAGGTAGTCTCGTTGCCGATACAAAAAATCGACTTTTGCCATAACGGCTCCTGAGGTTTACGGGCCGTTATGAAATGAAAACGGCCCATGTTGGAGAACATGGGCCGATTGTGGGCGAGGACAGATGCAATATCGTCAAGAGCTTTAGCTGATAGTTATTCCAAAAAAAGTGATCATAATTTATAAAAAAATGATGATTCTGCTATATTTTATGCCTCCACTTCCTTCCCCGCCCCCGAAGGGTATTGGTGTTCTGCTTGCCGTCAGTTGAGATGAGCCTCCCCATCATGGCGTCACCAATCTTGGCAAATGCTTGGTCGACACTTTGGGTTAGCGCAAATGGATTGTCCTGCCCCAGAGATCTAAGTTCCTTAATATACATTTCTATTTCTTCGATGGATGACTTTTTAGCAGCAACTGTATCTTTAGAAAAAAATTGTGGATAGAGCTTGTCATCAGGAATTGGGCTGCCAGGATTTCTAAATATATATCCATTAGTGGCATTAATAATTTCATGCTCATCACAGTATGAATCAAATCCATTACTGCTAGAGAGATCGAACATCATTTTAAATGTCGAGAGCATGTGAATAAAATTTTCAGCAACTATGCCCAAATTTTTTTCACAGGTGATGATAACATCGTCCCTAGAAGATGCAGGCACATAAGAAATATATTTATATTCATTTTCAATATTCTCAACATGCTGTTCAAGAACAACAATATTTGAATATGTATTAGTTAAAGAATCATAATCCCATGATGCCATTTTCATTTCTGAGAGAATTGCACAGAAATTACCGCTATTATTTTTTGCAATACTTTCAAGAGTGTACAATACAAGTGATTTGCGGCAAATGAATTTATAGATTGCATTATGTGAATCATGAGGCCACCTAAGAAGGAGCTTACTAATAGGCAATATTTCTGATAGAGATAAAAATTTCTGATTATAATCAACAGTCAACATGATAGCCCCCTCTCAGTTCATCTAAATAATCAGCCCATGCTTGCATCATCTGCCGCCGTTCCGGCAAAAACTCCGCATGATTGTATGCCGCTCGAATTTTATTGCGCTCACCGTGGGCAAGTTGGCGCTCGATAGCGTCCCTGTTCCAGCCAAGCTCGTTAAGCAGGGTTGAAGCCATCGCCCTAAAGCCATGCCCACATATTTCTTCCTTGGCGTATCCAATCCGGCGCAACGCCACGTTAATGGTATTGTCAGACATTGGGCGGGATGCCGTTCGTACTGAGGGAAAAAGGTATTTTCCATCCCCAGTGAGCGGCTGCAATTCATGGAGGATATTCAGGGCTTGAGTTGAGAGCGGCACAATATGCAAAGAGCGCATTTTGGTTTTATGCGCCGGAATGCGCCATTCGGCAGCCGCCAAATTGAACTCGCTCCACTCTGCGTTGCGCAGTTCACCAGGGCGCACAAAAACCAAGGGGGCCAGCCGCAGGGCGCAATACACGATTGCCGAGGCTGCACAGCCGTCTATGGCTTGCATGAGCCTGCCAACTTCTTGTGGATCAGTGATGGTAGGACGGTGCTGCTTCTTGGGTGTCGCGCAAGCTCCTATGAGGTCTGCGGCAACGTCCCGCTCTGCCTTGCCTGTGGCAATGGCATAACGAAAAATCATGGAGCAAAGCCCACGCACTCGGCGCGTGACCTCAAGAGCACCTCTGGCTTCAATGCGGCGAAGGCATCCCAAAAGTTCCGGCGCGGAAATTTCCCCGATGGGCTTCTCTCCGATGTAGGGGAAAATATTCATCTCCAGACGCCGAAGATTCAATTCCGCGTGGCCTTCTGTCCACCGATGGGCGTTTTTCTGCGCCCACTCACGCGCTACAGACTCAAAGAACTTGTCTGGAGCTACGGCGGCTTTTTGCTCACGCACCAGCGCCACAGGGTCAACGCCGTCTTTAATCATGCGCCGCTTATCATCACGGCGCGAACGAGCTTCAGCCAGAGATATTAGGGGGTATTCACCGAGGGAAAGACGATTTTCCTTGGAGTCGATCCAGTAACGGAGACGCCAATACTTTTTGCCCGAAGGCTTTATCTCCAGATAAAGCCCATCTGCGTCTTTGAGGGTATAAATTTTCTCGCGGGGCTTGGCCTTTTTGATGGCCATATCGCTTAGAGCCATAAGCGTTTCCTCCCTAGACCGGACATCTTTTGGACATAGGAAACGCCAAAATAAAAAATGTCCGGCGCAGTATCCGGTTTAAGCTCGGCTTTGAGCGTTTTTTACCGGACATCGTCGGACAAAGTAAAACTCCGAATTCGGCTACTGTCAACGACTAGCGGACGAATTCGGAGTTCCTTGAATCATCATATGGCGGAGAGGGTGGGATTCGAACCCACGTAGGAGCTATTAACCCCTAACTCGATTTCGAGTCGAGCGCGTTACGGCCGCTTCGCTACCTCTCCGCAGGCCACAAAGGGCGTTGGGTGCCCCGCTTGCAGCCGAAGGCGGTATATAGCCTATCTTTGGATGAAAGGCAATGCTTCTGATTCACAAAGGCGCGCCGCCTCAGCGGTTTGCCCCAACATAGCAAAAAACATCTGTGAGGCCCTTATTCACGCCGCCACGGTTGGCAAACCGAAGGCCGAGCCTCAAGAGCGTGGGCAGCAACGCCCTGAACGGCAGATCATCTGTACTGATGGGCAGAAAGACAGAGCCAAAATTTTCACCCTCGCTTAACCTGTTAGCGTGCTCGGCGCGTAGGCACAATCCGTGAACCCGGCCTGACCGCAGGCTCCATCAAACACAGCTCCCGCCCCTAGTGCTTGCCCAGCGCCGCCATAACCTCCAGGGCATCGGCCTGCTCGGGGTCTGTCTGCAAGGCGCGCAGGGCGTTATCTTCCGCAGCCTGTTTTTTACGCCATGCAAGATACAGTTTCGCCATTTTGCCAAAGGTGGAGGCATGACCGCCAAAAGTGCGTAGCACAGCCTGATACACAGCCTCGGCCTTTTCGTATTCCTGCAGTTCCATCCACGCTGCCACGGCTCCGGTGTAGGCCGAGGCCTCGCGCGGCTGAATGGTCATGGCTTCCTCATACATGGCGGCGGCTTCGGCAAATAGCCCGGCAGCGGCAAAAATCTGGCCCATTTGCAGGCGGATGCCTTCCTCGTCGCCAAACTCTTCCACTATGCGCTTCAAAAAAGCGCGCCCCTTGGCGACCTGCCCCTCGCGCAAAAAATCCAGCCCGCTGCTGATAAGCTGCTTTTTCCGCTCCAGCCGGGACTCTGCCTCCTGTTGCACAGCCTGCTCTGCCGCAGTTTGCAGAATCTTTGCCAGCCCATCCAACACGGTGGAAAGCGTGGCTTCCTTGCCCGCTTGCAGAGTGATGCTGCGCGGATTGCCCGTATTGCCGGGATCAAGCAGCGGTTGCAGGGCGCTATGGCGCACAATGCCCCCCAAAAATTCCCCGATCTGGATATCCAGTTCCGCCCTTGCTGAACGCATCAGCTTTACCCCGGCCAGGAGCCGCAGCGCCTCACTCATGGTCACAAGGGCGCGCTCAACTTCGTCTCGCCGCAGATAGCCCATTGCACGGGCGATATTTTCCCTGATTTCTTTTGGAGCAGTAGTCAGCATGCCGAGCCGTCCTCCAGCCAGTGATGCCGCACTGTTTGAACGTTGCTTCGCAAAATCTGCAAGGCCGCATCCGGCACAAGAAAATCCACATTACGGCCCGCCAGCCAGAGCTGCCGCACCCGAGAGGCGCTCACCGCCAGCCATGGCACAGAAAGAAAATGCGCCAGCCCACCTCCCGGCAGGGCCATGCACGGGCAGGCAGGCAGCAATGGAGCGCGCTCTGCGGCATCGGGCCACAAGGCTTTGGAGGCGGTGATAAAATCGGCAGAGGTATGCCCCTTACGGGGCACAACCACAAAATGGCATAATCGTGGCAAATCCAGCCCCCTATGCCATGTGGAGAGCAAGGCGAAATCCGGGCTGCCCAGAATAAAATACAGATCCGTATCCGGCTCTGCCTCACGGTAGGCGCAAAGCGTATCCCACGTATACGACGGCCCCTGGCGCTGGGCCTCCATCCGGTTGCAACGCAGCCAGGGCAAGCCCTGAGCGCAGGCCTCTACCATATCGACGCGCAGGTCAAAGGGCAGCATGCTGCGCTGCACCTTGTGCGGCGGTACAGCGCAAGGCACCATATCCACACCCTGCACAAGGTCGCCCAGGGCCTCGCGGGCCTCGATGGCCAGCCGCAGGTGTCCCACATGGGGCGGATTGAAACTGCCGCCAAGAATGGCTCTGCCCGGCGGGGGGGACGCCGCTTCCGTCATTTATCCGCGCACCTGCCCCTGGCCAAGCACCACAAACTTGGTGGTGGTCAGTTCGTCCACGCCCATGGGGCCGTAGGCATGCAGCTTTGAGGTAGAAATGCCGATCTCCGCGCCTAGGCCAAGCTGCCCGCCATCGTTGAAACGGCTGGAAGCGTTGACCGCCACCATGGAAGCATCCGCCTCGCGCAAAAAGCGCATGGCATGCTCGTGGTTGTTGGTGCAGATGATTTCCGTATGGTTTGAGCCGTAGCGGGCAATGTGATCCAGCGCGGCATCCATGCTTTCCACCACGCAAACGGCAAGCACCAAAGCATGGAATTCCTGTCCGAGATCATCGGGCTGCTGAGCAACGGCAGTTGCGCCAAGCAGGGGCAGCGATTGCGGGCATGCGCGAAATTCCACACCGGCAGCGCCAAGCTTTGCCGCCACCTTGGGCAGAAAATCCTTGGCCACATCGCGGTGCACCAGCAGGCATTCCAGTGCATTGCACACGCCAGGGCGCTGCACCTTGCCGTTAAAAACAATCTCCGCCGCTGCGTCCAGATCAGCATCCGCATCAATATAAGCGTGGCACACGCCCTTGAAGTGCTTGAGCACGGGCATGGTGGCAGCCTCGGTCACGGCGCGCACAAGGCCCTCGCCGCCGCGCGGGATGATAACATCAATATATCGGTCGAGCTTGCACAGGGCGTTGACGGCCTCATGACCGGGTATGGACACAAGCTGGGCCGCATCGGCGGGTAATCCCGCCTGCGCCAGCGCATCGCACAGGGCCTTGGCAAGCGCGATGTTGGAGCGCAAAGCCTCGCTGCCGCCGCGCAGAATAACCGCATTGCCCGCCTTGATGCACAAAATGGCGGCGTCGATGGTCACATTGGGGCGCGCCTCGTAGATCATGGCGATCACGCCCAGCGGCACACGCATACGGCCCACAAGCAGGCCGTTGGGGCGCTGCCACTGGCGTTCCGTAGCGCCCACAGGGTCGGGCAGATTTGCCACATGGCGGCAGGCAGCGCGCATTTCATCCATGATGGCAGGGGTAAGCGTCAGGCGGTCAAGGCGGGGGGCGTCCTGCCCGGCGGCACGGGCCGCAGCAAGGTCTTCCGCATTGGCGGCCAGAATTTCGGCCTCCCGCTCCTGCAGCAGTTGCGCCAGCCCCAGCAGGGCTTGCGTTTTGGCATTGGGGTGGGCCTTGGCTATGGCCCTGGCCGCTTCCTTTGCCCGCGCGCCAAGGCGCGACATTTCTTCTGCAGGCGTCATGCGTACTCCTTATTGTATTGGCCGGGGCCGCGCAGGCCGCCTGACCAGAGGATATTTGTTTTGACAGAGGGGCTGATTCTGGCCTAAGAAAAAAGCTTCCGTCCAGCTCCGCCGATCATGGAACGCGCAGGGCAAACGCGCGGAAAAACTACGGCGGTTCCGCCTCCCTAAGGAGTTTTGATACATGAATCCGCAAAAGAATCAAGGCGCAGAGGATTCCCCCCTGTTGCGCGACCTTCAGGCAGAAGTCAGCTCCGAAAGCGCCCCCATGCTCCAGTTCATGCTGCGCCACGCTGGCACCATAGCCAGCATTGTGGTGCTGTTTGTGCTGGTTCTGGCGGGCACCGGCATCTGGCGCTGGTACAGCACATCCAAAAATGATGAGGCACGGCAGTCGCTTGCGCGCATTGTGCTGCAAACCAGCGGCCCCGCGCAGGTCAAGGAACTTGCCGCTCTGGCGGAAAAGGCTCCTTCTGACGTGAAGTTTTCCGCCTATCTGGCCCTGGGCCAAAGCGCCATGAGCAACGGCGACAACGCCGCCGCCGCGGATGCCTTTGCCAAGGCCGCCAAGGAAAGCGAAGGCCCCCTCGCGCTGATTGCTGGCATGAATGAGGCTGGTGCAATGCTCAAGGCCGGAAAATACGCCGATGCCCTTGCCCTGCTGCAAAAGCTGCAAGCCGCGCTGCCGGGTGAAGTTACCGCTCCGCAGCTCAAGCAGATGATGGCCGAAGCCGCCGTCGCCGCCGGGCAGACAGAACAGGCCGCCCGCATCTACCTTGCCCTCTCGCGCGAGGCGCAGGGCCTTAACAGCGAATATTTCCGCGCCCGCGCAACCACGCTGGCCCCCAAGATTGTTGAAGAAGAAGCCGCCCAGACTGCGGCCCCGGCAGCGCCAGACGGCGCTGGGGAAAAATCTTCCGGCAAAGCCCAGTAAATATCTCTTCGCAAGCCCGCGCATGTACAAACAGCGCGGGCTTGCGTCATTGTAGGCGGGGCCGCATGGGCTGCGCCATTTTGCATCCAGTTGCGGTTCAGGCACATATGCCTGGGCCTGGAGGGAACATGAGCAATCATCCGCTGTTGCAGGGCGCTCGCGGCGAGCGGCACCTGCTGTTGGGAAACGAAGCCATTGTGCGCGGCGCGCTTGAAGCGGGTGTGCACATGGTCAGTTGTTACCCTGGCACTCCGTCTTCGGAAGTGCCGGACACATTCCACCGCCTTGGCGGCGAAGGCCGCTACCGGCTGGAATATTCCGTCAACGAGAAGGTGGCCATGGAAGTGGCCACCGGTGCCGCCCTTGGCGGCGCCATGAGCCTCGTGACCATGAAGCATGTGGGCGTCAACGTGGCTGCCGACCCGCTGTTCACCTCCGTTTACACTGGCCTGCCCGGCGGCATGGTCTTGCTGACGGCAGACGACCCCGGTTGCCACTCGAGCCAGAACGAACAGGACAACCGCACTTATGCGCGCTTTGCCCTGCTGCCCTGTTTTGAACCTGCCTCCGCGCAGGAAGCCAAGGACATGACCCGCGAGGCCTTTCGCCTTGCCCGCGAGCTGCAACAGCCCGTGATGCTGCGCACCACCACCCGCATCAGCCACATGCGCGGCGCTGTGGATTTTGACGACCTGCCCGCCACCCAGCCCAAGGTTGAATTCAAGCGCGATCCGAGCCGTTTTGTGCCGGTTCCCGCTGTGGCCCGCAAGCGCCATCAGGTGCTGGACGGCATCATTGAAAAAGCCCGCCAGTTTGCGGAATCTAGCCGCTTCAATACGGTACATGAACCCCAGACGCCCACGCGCCTCGGCATCATCACCAGCGGCGTGGCCCGCAACTATCTGGCCGACGCCCTTGCGGCTGGCGGCTGGGGAGACCGTGTGCGAGTGCTTGAGCTTGGCATGACCTGGCCCCTGCCCACCGCCATGATCACCGAATTTTTGCACGGCTGCGACCGCGTGCTGGTGCTTGAAGAAGGCGTTGACCTGCTGGAGCAGGACATCCGCGCCCTGGTGCAAAAGCAGGACATCCACGTGCGCATTGAAGGCAAGGATTCCGGCCTCACTGGTCAGGGTGAATACTCCACCACCCTTGTCATGCGCCGCATTTCCTCCTGGCTCGACACGCCCTGCCCGGCCAAACCCGTGCGCAGCGTGGACATGGAGCTGCCGGGCCGCCCGCCGAACCTCTGCGCTGGCTGCTCGCACCGTGCCGTTTACTATGCCGCGCGGCAGGTTTTTGGCGACGACGCCTTCTACTCCAGCGACATCGGCTGTTACACCCTGGGTCTGCTGCCGCCCCTGCGCGCTGCGGATTTTCTGGTGTGCATGGGGTCTTCCATCTCCGCAGGCAGCGGCTTTGCCCGCGCATCGGGAAAGCCCGTGGTGGCTTTTATCGGCGACTCCACGTTCTTCCACTCCGGCATGACGGGCCTTGCCAACGCGGTTTTCAACCAGCATGACGTCATTCTGGTCATTCTGGACAACGGCACCACGGCCATGACCGGCCATCAGCCCAACCCCGGCATGGTGCAGGACATGCTTGGCTCCATGAGCCAGCACATGGATATTGAAGCCATTGTGCGCGCCATGGGCGTTACCCAGTGCGCCAAGGTGCGCTCCTTCAACGTCAAGGCCGTCACCAAGGCGCTGGAAGAAATGAAAGCCCAG
Proteins encoded in this window:
- a CDS encoding relaxase/mobilization nuclease domain-containing protein, translating into MIAKCIKGKGFRGAAAYDLQPHKSLLLETNMAGRTPRALAAEFGAIRALRPNLSKAVCHVSLSLHPEESLSDEQWCEAAHSWLQGMGFVNNQYVISRHTDAAHAHIHILVNRIALDGKVVSDAHDYRRQEKIMRELEQRFSLRQVRSSRETLRAALTKGEIEHALRTGEASTRMNLQKIIDAALTQKIALDAFCQQLAAQGVTVRLNKASTGFVSGISFALGDVTFKGSKLGKGYTWGALQLRGLLHEQDRRIEEHEQGIGSDNATIPIERDRSNKARSKPDGSELAGGSTNQELTGADSAFTRIAEKYLSGRTGDRNRSSPSKGLSR
- the mobC gene encoding plasmid mobilization relaxosome protein MobC encodes the protein MTIGVRVNPAEWEALQLRARHMGMSPAQWLRTAALSKRMPLPPVPEINRKAYGELARLGVNLNQIAKAANAGRTAVPFGLLRELLSQIMCLQASLMGVAGSMPLVAGEVP
- a CDS encoding AAA family ATPase, whose protein sequence is MEEFLLSTLPERDYLLHPVIPEQGIVMLVAKRGIGKTFTALHMSLSVAGGLSLFNWHAPKARRVLYVDGEMPAISMQERLAALATGMAAPPHAMQNFSIITPDIQSRPMPDLATTYGQQALEPFLAGVDLLVLDNLATLCRTGKENESQSWTPMQTWLLDLRRRGMAVLLVHHAGKSGDQRGTSAREDIMDTVISLRRPTTYSVAEGARFEVHLTKARGIVGEDAMPFEVHLRSEGNQLIWDVNELVNVQAEQLKQLLAEGFSIRDCADEMGVSKSVVHRLKKKLEEGGDAGAVRY
- a CDS encoding AlpA family transcriptional regulator; amino-acid sequence: MAKVDFLYRQRDYLPDEGFVRLSQILQVLPIGKTSWWEGVKKGRYPTPVKLGPRTTVWRVEDIRALISNVEGGDAA
- a CDS encoding integrase arm-type DNA-binding domain-containing protein — its product is MAIKKAKPREKIYTLKDADGLYLEIKPSGKKYWRLRYWIDSKENRLSLGEYPLISLAEARSRRDDKRRMIKDGVDPVALVREQKAAVAPDKFFESVAREWAQKNAHRWTEGHAELNLRRLEMNIFPYIGEKPIGEISAPELLGCLRRIEARGALEVTRRVRGLCSMIFRYAIATGKAERDVAADLIGACATPKKQHRPTITDPQEVGRLMQAIDGCAASAIVYCALRLAPLVFVRPGELRNAEWSEFNLAAAEWRIPAHKTKMRSLHIVPLSTQALNILHELQPLTGDGKYLFPSVRTASRPMSDNTINVALRRIGYAKEEICGHGFRAMASTLLNELGWNRDAIERQLAHGERNKIRAAYNHAEFLPERRQMMQAWADYLDELRGGYHVDC
- a CDS encoding lipopolysaccharide assembly protein LapB; the protein is MLTTAPKEIRENIARAMGYLRRDEVERALVTMSEALRLLAGVKLMRSARAELDIQIGEFLGGIVRHSALQPLLDPGNTGNPRSITLQAGKEATLSTVLDGLAKILQTAAEQAVQQEAESRLERKKQLISSGLDFLREGQVAKGRAFLKRIVEEFGDEEGIRLQMGQIFAAAGLFAEAAAMYEEAMTIQPREASAYTGAVAAWMELQEYEKAEAVYQAVLRTFGGHASTFGKMAKLYLAWRKKQAAEDNALRALQTDPEQADALEVMAALGKH
- the nadD gene encoding nicotinate (nicotinamide) nucleotide adenylyltransferase, with the protein product MTEAASPPPGRAILGGSFNPPHVGHLRLAIEAREALGDLVQGVDMVPCAVPPHKVQRSMLPFDLRVDMVEACAQGLPWLRCNRMEAQRQGPSYTWDTLCAYREAEPDTDLYFILGSPDFALLSTWHRGLDLPRLCHFVVVPRKGHTSADFITASKALWPDAAERAPLLPACPCMALPGGGLAHFLSVPWLAVSASRVRQLWLAGRNVDFLVPDAALQILRSNVQTVRHHWLEDGSAC
- a CDS encoding glutamate-5-semialdehyde dehydrogenase; the encoded protein is MTPAEEMSRLGARAKEAARAIAKAHPNAKTQALLGLAQLLQEREAEILAANAEDLAAARAAGQDAPRLDRLTLTPAIMDEMRAACRHVANLPDPVGATERQWQRPNGLLVGRMRVPLGVIAMIYEARPNVTIDAAILCIKAGNAVILRGGSEALRSNIALAKALCDALAQAGLPADAAQLVSIPGHEAVNALCKLDRYIDVIIPRGGEGLVRAVTEAATMPVLKHFKGVCHAYIDADADLDAAAEIVFNGKVQRPGVCNALECLLVHRDVAKDFLPKVAAKLGAAGVEFRACPQSLPLLGATAVAQQPDDLGQEFHALVLAVCVVESMDAALDHIARYGSNHTEIICTNNHEHAMRFLREADASMVAVNASSRFNDGGQLGLGAEIGISTSKLHAYGPMGVDELTTTKFVVLGQGQVRG
- a CDS encoding tetratricopeptide repeat protein, which codes for MNPQKNQGAEDSPLLRDLQAEVSSESAPMLQFMLRHAGTIASIVVLFVLVLAGTGIWRWYSTSKNDEARQSLARIVLQTSGPAQVKELAALAEKAPSDVKFSAYLALGQSAMSNGDNAAAADAFAKAAKESEGPLALIAGMNEAGAMLKAGKYADALALLQKLQAALPGEVTAPQLKQMMAEAAVAAGQTEQAARIYLALSREAQGLNSEYFRARATTLAPKIVEEEAAQTAAPAAPDGAGEKSSGKAQ
- the iorA gene encoding indolepyruvate ferredoxin oxidoreductase subunit alpha, with the protein product MSNHPLLQGARGERHLLLGNEAIVRGALEAGVHMVSCYPGTPSSEVPDTFHRLGGEGRYRLEYSVNEKVAMEVATGAALGGAMSLVTMKHVGVNVAADPLFTSVYTGLPGGMVLLTADDPGCHSSQNEQDNRTYARFALLPCFEPASAQEAKDMTREAFRLARELQQPVMLRTTTRISHMRGAVDFDDLPATQPKVEFKRDPSRFVPVPAVARKRHQVLDGIIEKARQFAESSRFNTVHEPQTPTRLGIITSGVARNYLADALAAGGWGDRVRVLELGMTWPLPTAMITEFLHGCDRVLVLEEGVDLLEQDIRALVQKQDIHVRIEGKDSGLTGQGEYSTTLVMRRISSWLDTPCPAKPVRSVDMELPGRPPNLCAGCSHRAVYYAARQVFGDDAFYSSDIGCYTLGLLPPLRAADFLVCMGSSISAGSGFARASGKPVVAFIGDSTFFHSGMTGLANAVFNQHDVILVILDNGTTAMTGHQPNPGMVQDMLGSMSQHMDIEAIVRAMGVTQCAKVRSFNVKAVTKALEEMKAQSGVRVLITEEPCVLYARRQLKKAQPQVAEVAQQGPEAMRCLEQLACPAFYREGDNLAVDATLCTGCMVCLQVAPTAFKARKR